From the Caldalkalibacillus thermarum genome, the window ATCGCCATCCGGTCATATTCAACATAAATGGCAAAACGGAGGTCTACGACAAAAAATTCTTCTGATACATCGTTTTCACTTACAACTGAATAGGAGGACAGATAGATTGTGCCGCTTTGGGCACGAAACACACCCTCAACAGCATCAATGCCAGCCCATGCCCTGCCCTGATAGTAAAATGGTTTGGGTCTACGCACCTGTCCCCTCATATTCCGAAGGTCATTGTATAATACGTCTCCTTCAACACCAAATTCCTGCCTTACTTTCTTTTTCCATTCCTCAAACATATCCATAACCAGTTCGCTGGCCTGTTTCACATTGGGCACAGGATTACGATTGGGATGAATGTCAATATTGCCTGTCTGTATAGGGTCACTATCAAATAAACTATCAAGATTTAGGATGAGTTGGGTTCCCTTGGCGGTCACTTCCGTTTTGGCCCTGATTTCTTTCAAATGCAGTGTATAGGTGATGTTTCCTCTGGTGGGTGGGGATTTAAAGTTGAGATTGGGTTGTCTTCCGTACTGATTGCTGTTCAGGTCAAATTGAAACATTGCGGCCGAAGCTGGCTGGTAATGAACAAGTTCAAGAACCGGTGTCACCAACAGCACCAAAACCAGCGAGAACAAAAGCCATTTTTTTCGCATCAATCTCCCCCTCCAAATGCAATACAAAGAGCCGGAAGGAATAATTCCTTCCGGCCCGTCATGCTGGCTGTGTTATTTTACCTTAGTATGTGTCAGTCTTCATAAACGGAGCCTGTCCCTTTTCATAGGTTTTACGCTCCAAGAATTGGGGTGGAATCAGTTTGCTGCCCGGGTTCAAATCTTCTCTAGACATGTATACAACCAGTCCCCCAATTTCAAATGTCAGATCACCGCCATAAATGTTGCGTACCACATAATCTACTGCATGACGGCGGGCTATTTCTCTCTCCCTTAGCGTATAGTCATCATGAGTGTAGGGGAGCCCTCTTTCGTTCCACTCATCGGCCCGGTTTGAATTGTGATCAACAAATACAGGTACTTTTGCATCTTTTATTTCCTGTAGCAGTTCAGGTGTAGCCAATTCTGCAAAGACAGCGTCAAATCGGTCATTGTTAAACCCAGCCCAACCCCTGTTTTTAACCACACTGCCAATGGGGTCATGAATGGTAATTTTAAAGGCATGACGCATACCAACCGGACGTATCACTACCCATTCCAGCTTACCTTCCTCATTAAAGCTGAAACTTTCAAGCATAACAGAGTCCATTCCGCTCCTATATGCACCGTGTCCGCGTGCCTTGTCATATTCACTCACATTTTCCCAACGGTCTTTCTTATACTTTTTGGTAGCCAGACGGTGCATGGCCTCTGCCTCATAGGGGCTGGCCGGGATCGGGCCTTTGTAGTATTCCCACAGCAACTCTTCCACTTCAAATCTCAATCGGTGAAGCTCCTGTGGTGTGGCCTCGCCACGTTCTGCCCGTTCTTTCATCCAATTCATGTGTTCAGTATAGCTCGGAGAAATTCTAGTGTAGTTAAGCCACTGATCATAATGAGGATAGTTCGGGTTATAAGCCGGGTTTTCTCCCACAGGCTGTCCCGGTGTCACAGGCTCTGGTGTCACAGGCTCTTGGGTTCCTTTGTCACGGTTTTTTAACGCAGCAAGGATATGATCAGGCACAGCGTTTTTGCCGCCCAATGCCGTAAATTCAGTGATGTTTTTGCTGATCACCACATCCATGATGGCCTCTGGTACTCTGTCCTGTCTGACCAGCAGGATGGGCTTGTTTTCCTTCGCTGCCAGTACAGACCCGGTCAGCGCATCAGCAAAGTTGGCTCCTGTGGCTACATAGGCAGACGGAATTTCCTTGCGGATGTCCCCTTTGACGATCTCTGCGTTGGTTTCAAAACGGTTTTGACCGCTGATTCGTTTTCTGTCTTTGGGCAAAGCATTGTAAACCTCTTTCCCAACCACTGCCTCTCCGCCAATCACGTTGACATTCTTCACTTTATTCAGCAAAGGCTTCACTTCTTTGGGGATCTCTTGCTTCCGAACCAGCAAAATCGGATTCCCTTGTTGTGCTGCCTGATACGCAACAGCAAGTGCATCCGGGAAGTCCTGTCCACTGGCAATGACGGCAGTTTTGCCTTCATAGCCTACAAGCTGTGCAATTCTGGCAGCCGTATCATAGCGAGTGCTTCCGGCGACACGCACTACTTCAAGTTTCATGTTTTTCAATGTGTTCTCAACCTGTTTGGAAACGGCATTTTCACCACCAAGAATGATCACTTTTTTGGCTTTCAGCCGTTCAATCTCTTTCTTGGTTGCCTCATGCAGTTTGGTTGGGCGTGTCAAAAGAATGGGGGCTCAGCAGCAGTGCCATCAATAACGGATACTGATAAACCCAAAGCAAACACGGTCAATGTCAACAGAAACAAAACAGCTTTGTTTTTCATTATCAAAACCTCCTTGACATATAATTTCTATTAATCAAATTCTACCATGTTTTGCTAGTTTTCGGGAATATGGATGAGCTAGACCTTGTTACCTTAGGCCCAATCGTTCGATCAAAGTCACCTCCAAACCTATATTTCAACTTTGCCACTTCGTACATGATGGCCAGTCGAAAATCAAACACATCACCCAGCTTGCTTCCATCATGGGCGTTGTACCACGCCACCCCGTCCGTGTGGACATGGTCAAACATC encodes:
- a CDS encoding cell wall-binding repeat-containing protein; this translates as MTRPTKLHEATKKEIERLKAKKVIILGGENAVSKQVENTLKNMKLEVVRVAGSTRYDTAARIAQLVGYEGKTAVIASGQDFPDALAVAYQAAQQGNPILLVRKQEIPKEVKPLLNKVKNVNVIGGEAVVGKEVYNALPKDRKRISGQNRFETNAEIVKGDIRKEIPSAYVATGANFADALTGSVLAAKENKPILLVRQDRVPEAIMDVVISKNITEFTALGGKNAVPDHILAALKNRDKGTQEPVTPEPVTPGQPVGENPAYNPNYPHYDQWLNYTRISPSYTEHMNWMKERAERGEATPQELHRLRFEVEELLWEYYKGPIPASPYEAEAMHRLATKKYKKDRWENVSEYDKARGHGAYRSGMDSVMLESFSFNEEGKLEWVVIRPVGMRHAFKITIHDPIGSVVKNRGWAGFNNDRFDAVFAELATPELLQEIKDAKVPVFVDHNSNRADEWNERGLPYTHDDYTLREREIARRHAVDYVVRNIYGGDLTFEIGGLVVYMSREDLNPGSKLIPPQFLERKTYEKGQAPFMKTDTY